One stretch of Gemmatimonadota bacterium DNA includes these proteins:
- a CDS encoding GNAT family protein, which yields MVKRYLSHTDWKSFQTIKMLSELIKTDRLILRVFSLVDVEDILLYASDPEWARFLPVPQPYTRADAEKFVAGQVLQDRKTRVSWAIEHAGSVIGGINIGFDFDNRVGEMGYSIARRFWGKGLTTEAVGAVIDEAFSAYPDLNRIRATADERNVGSLRVMEKLGMVREGVLRQDIYLRGEFKDMVWCGLLRDEWEARKNR from the coding sequence GTGGTAAAACGCTATCTATCACATACGGACTGGAAGTCTTTCCAAACCATTAAAATGCTGTCGGAACTTATTAAAACAGACCGATTGATACTCAGAGTGTTTAGCCTTGTGGATGTTGAAGATATTTTGTTATACGCATCTGATCCGGAATGGGCGCGCTTTCTTCCGGTTCCCCAACCCTACACGAGAGCAGATGCCGAAAAATTTGTGGCAGGTCAGGTGTTGCAGGATCGCAAAACACGCGTGTCCTGGGCGATTGAACACGCTGGCTCTGTTATTGGTGGGATTAATATTGGATTTGATTTTGATAATCGCGTTGGCGAAATGGGCTATAGCATTGCCCGACGCTTTTGGGGAAAAGGATTGACTACGGAAGCTGTGGGTGCTGTTATCGACGAGGCGTTTTCAGCTTATCCAGATTTGAATCGCATTCGCGCTACAGCCGATGAGAGAAATGTGGGTTCTCTCCGGGTAATGGAGAAGCTGGGGATGGTCCGTGAAGGTGTCCTGCGCCAGGATATCTATCTGAGAGGCGAATTTAAAGACATGGTGTGGTGTGGTTTATTGCGCGATGAATGGGAGGCGCGAAAAAATAGGTGA
- a CDS encoding GNAT family N-acetyltransferase, translating to MRISLKKASIRDAEAIHGLQIASFLPLLRKYRDYETNPATEDVERIIDRLKQPHTTYYFIMLDGVRIGAIRIIYDDEVRRARISPMFIVPEHQGKGYGQDTIGLVEGVVDAERWELETILQEEGNCYFYEKMGYRRTGVTRELNDRMTIVSYEKL from the coding sequence ATGCGAATCAGTTTAAAGAAAGCATCTATTAGAGATGCCGAAGCTATTCACGGACTTCAGATTGCGTCATTTCTGCCACTGCTTCGCAAGTATCGGGATTACGAGACTAATCCAGCCACTGAAGATGTTGAACGGATTATCGACAGATTAAAGCAGCCCCATACCACTTATTACTTCATTATGCTTGACGGCGTGCGAATCGGAGCGATCAGAATTATCTACGATGACGAGGTGAGACGGGCGAGGATTAGTCCCATGTTTATCGTCCCAGAGCATCAGGGGAAGGGATATGGTCAAGATACCATCGGGCTCGTTGAGGGTGTTGTTGATGCGGAGCGCTGGGAGCTTGAGACGATTTTACAAGAGGAAGGTAACTGTTATTTTTATGAGAAAATGGGCTATAGGAGAACTGGCGTTACGCGAGAGCTCAATGATAGGATGACGATTGTTTCTTATGAGAAATTATGA
- a CDS encoding helix-turn-helix transcriptional regulator, with translation MENYRRAKKQIEVSVGESVRIIRELQELSQNELARRTGIPQSTISAIENNRIQLGIERAKVLARALQCHPAVLVFPGWEIRQTTAA, from the coding sequence ATGGAAAATTACCGTCGTGCTAAGAAGCAGATTGAGGTATCTGTAGGAGAATCTGTCCGTATTATCCGAGAGCTTCAGGAACTTAGTCAAAATGAACTCGCCAGGCGCACGGGCATTCCCCAATCAACTATTTCGGCCATTGAAAATAACCGCATCCAGCTTGGGATTGAACGCGCCAAGGTGCTCGCTCGAGCGTTGCAATGTCATCCGGCTGTTCTCGTTTTCCCCGGTTGGGAAATTAGACAGACCACTGCCGCTTGA